The following proteins come from a genomic window of Deltaproteobacteria bacterium:
- a CDS encoding 4Fe-4S dicluster domain-containing protein, with product MAEKIKLFDISKCTGCRGCQLACKQWNQLEAKQTRHRGTYQNPPDLQANTYLLMRFQEMSDGKGGVKWFFRHSACMHCTDAACVKVCPSGALYYTDMKTVGVNHSKCIACKECIAACPFDIPRYDDKTDRIYKCDMCESRLSNNLGPACVKACPTGALQWGDKDVLLKAAYKRAKDLGEGAYVYGDKYVNGTHLVYVLQEKASVYSALPTKPSVPLSIVLWKDVLKPLSLLAAGGVLAGSFLHYIIHGPKTPDEDTATKKEGGE from the coding sequence ATGGCTGAGAAAATTAAACTATTCGATATATCGAAATGTACCGGTTGCCGCGGTTGCCAGCTGGCCTGCAAGCAGTGGAATCAGTTGGAGGCGAAGCAGACGAGGCACAGGGGAACCTATCAGAATCCACCTGATCTCCAGGCGAATACCTACCTGCTGATGAGATTCCAGGAGATGTCGGATGGCAAGGGTGGCGTGAAGTGGTTCTTCCGGCATAGTGCCTGTATGCACTGTACCGATGCGGCCTGCGTGAAGGTGTGCCCGTCGGGAGCTCTTTACTATACAGACATGAAAACTGTCGGTGTAAACCATAGTAAGTGTATAGCCTGTAAGGAATGCATAGCGGCCTGTCCCTTTGATATACCGAGATACGACGATAAAACAGATAGAATCTATAAGTGCGATATGTGTGAAAGCAGGCTTTCGAACAATCTGGGTCCTGCCTGCGTGAAAGCCTGTCCCACGGGGGCGCTCCAGTGGGGAGACAAGGATGTTCTGTTGAAGGCTGCCTATAAGCGGGCGAAAGATCTTGGAGAAGGCGCCTATGTGTACGGCGACAAATATGTAAATGGCACACATCTGGTCTATGTACTTCAGGAAAAGGCGAGCGTGTATTCTGCCCTTCCTACTAAACCTTCAGTACCGCTTTCCATCGTATTGTGGAAAGACGTACTGAAACCGCTCAGTCTACTTGCGGCAGGCGGCGTACTGGCGGGATCGTTCCTGCATTATATCATCCATGGGCCTAAAACCCCTGATGAAGATACTGCAACGAAGAAGGAAGGGGGTGAATAA